Proteins co-encoded in one Setaria viridis chromosome 9, Setaria_viridis_v4.0, whole genome shotgun sequence genomic window:
- the LOC117840906 gene encoding LOW QUALITY PROTEIN: probable F-box protein At2g36090 (The sequence of the model RefSeq protein was modified relative to this genomic sequence to represent the inferred CDS: inserted 1 base in 1 codon) — MLQLWQEQAVXCADFRAISNEEDLWENACTSLWPSTRRDDVRSLIVSVGGFRKFYADCFTLILNKDVPVVQTNETNPFAEEWAESDYYYDDMDELENSLPSDFVSLIDVWYKDHALYSKVIWGIPNSDGANGWFYNCPFRVDLFHHSAENNENNNGEVFLSTISDLPSVPSMEQERKDGKLWRELNDGIKLSWIIVNRKMKRAVNLTSWHPLGGQRHWPTDTDFVLRFGSVLPAKEVLPCQVAECILLMKFRMISMGSEEAGESSTLALTELSMQIEDMGGVHLNGRCSLLLLKEALSCHRSRNYDEVLESCNLYLKAQSELKEEKIRSEYRFDTLCIVSGITIFGAICTMCYRRFENF, encoded by the exons ATGCTGCAGCTCTGGCAAGAGCAGGCTG CTTGTGCTGACTTCCGTGCCATATCAAATGAAGAGGACTTGTGGGAGAATGCTTGCACATCTCTGTGGCCATCAACAAGACGAGATGATGTTAGGAGCTTGATTGTTTCTGTTGGTGGATTCAGGAAGTTCTATGCCGATTGTTTCACTCTTATACTGAACAAAGATGTTCCTGTAGTTCAGACAAATGAAACTAATCCCTTTGCAGAGGAATGGGCTGAGTCTGACTATTACTATGATGACATGGATGAGCTTGAAAACTCCCTGCCTTCAGACTTTGTATCTCTAATCGATGTATGGTATAAAGACCATGCACTCTACTCGAAGGTCATATGGGGAATTCCGAACTCAGACGGTGCCAACGGATGGTTCTATAACTGCCCATTCCGGGTAGACTTGTTTCATCACTCAGCTGAAAACAACGAGAACAATAATGGAGAGGTATTCCTATCAACCATCAGTGACTTACCATCGGTGCCCTCAATGGAGCAAGAAAGGAAAGATGGGAAACTTTGGAGGGAGCTAAATGATGGTATAAAGTTGAGTTGGATCATTGTCAACAGAAAGATGAAGCGTGCAGTGAACCTGACAAGTTGGCACCCACTGGGTGGGCAGAGGCACTGGCCAACTGATACTGATTTTGTTCTACGGTTTGGATCTGTCCTTCCAGCAAAGGAGGTCCTGCCGTGCCAGGTAGCAGAATGCATCCTGCTGATGAAATTCCGCATGATAAGCATGGGGAGTGAGGAAGCTGGGGAATCTTCCACCCTTGCATTGACAGAACTGAGTATGCAGATCGAAGACATGGGTGGCGTTCATCTCAACGGGCGCTGCAGCCTTCTTCTTCTCAAGGAGGCATTGAGCTGCCATCGGAGCAGGAATTACGATGAGGTGCTGGAGTCTTGCAATTTGTATCTGAAGGCACAGAGCGAGCTGAAAGAAGAGAAGATACGCAGTGAATACCGGTTCGACACACTCTGTATTGTCAGTGGTATTACAATATTTGGTGCTATCTGCACCATGTGCTATAGAAGGTTTGAGAACTTTTAA